The following nucleotide sequence is from Streptomyces brevispora.
GAACGGGTTGTGCCGCAGCAGCCGCAGCGTGTCCCGGTCGTTCTCCAGCAGCCGCTGTACGAACGGGCCGAACCACGGGCGGGCGTAGGCGGGCGAGAGCGCGGCGAACCACATCATCCAGTCGAGCCGCAGATGGTACGGGGCGAACTGGCGCGGCAGCCGCCGCGGATCGCCCGGCTTCCCGCGGAAGCCGTACTCCCGCCACACCGTTCCCGGGTGCACGACCGGCTCGTCCGTTCCCTCGACCACCACCTCCAGCCGGACCCGGCTGATGCTGCCGAACGCGCCGTACGCGTTGACCAGGTGCAGTGGGTCGAAGGAGCGGTTCATCGCCTGGCGGCGCGAGACCAGATTGCGGGCCGGGCGGTAGCTGAGGACCAGGACCAGGGCGGTGACGGCGATGACCACCACCTCGTACCAGAGGGGCGCGCCGGACTGCGCGGGCGGCTCGGCGACCAGGGACCAGTCGACGGCCGACAGGGCGAGCGCGATCGTCAGCCAGTTGAGCCACGCGAAGTTCCCCGACAGCACCAGCCACAGCTGGGTGAGGACCATCAGACCCGCCGCCGCGCTCGCCACCGGCTGCGGGGTGAAGAGCAGCACGGGTACGAGCAACTGGGTCACATGGTTGGCCGCGACCTCGGCCCGGTGCAGTGGTCTGGGGAGGTGGTGGAAGAACCAGCTCAGCGGTCCGGGCATCGGCTGGGTCTCGTGGTGGAAGTACAGGCACGTCAGCTTGCGCCAGCAGTCGTCGCCGCGGATCTTGATCAGCCCGGCGCCGGACTCCACCCGGAAGAGCACCCAGCGCAGCAGCCACAGCATCAGCACGGGTGGGGCGGTGTCCGCATTGCCGAGGAAGACGGCGAGGAAGCCGGTCTCCAGCAGCAGTGACTCCCAGCCGAAGCCGTACCAGGTGTCGCCGACCTGGACGATCGACAGGTACAGCACCCAGGGCAGGGCCCACAGCAGCATCGCCGCCCACAACGGCAGCCGGCCGTCCACGCCGGCGATCAGCGCGACGGAGATCGCACAGCCGGTCCAGGCGACCAGGGCGAAGAAGCGGTCGGAGTAGTGGAGGCGGAAGAGCCCGGGTGCGGTGCGCCAGTCCGTGCGCCGCAGGAGTTCGGGCACGGGCAGCATGCCGCGTTCACCGATCAGCGCCCGGAACTGGAGCGCGGCGGTGAGGAAGGCGGTCAGATAGATCACGGCGAGCGCTCGCTGAAAGATCAGCCGGCTGAGCCAGTACCCGTCTGCGGTGAACCATTCCATCGCCTCCAGTATCGGCCCCGCGGCGCCTTTCGGCGCGTCAGTTCCGCTGGTCGCGCCCCTCCGAGACGATCCGGCGCAGTGTGCTGCCGAGCCTGCGCGCGTACCAGCGCTGGGCCACCGGTACGAACGGACCGGCGAGCCGGGCGTACCAGCGGGCGGGCCGGCTGAACGCCATGACGGTGAACGACACCGTCCCGTCGTCCGCCAGGTCGACCACGAAGGACTCCTCGCCGCACTCGGGGTGCCGGGGCAGCGTCCCGTACGCGAATCCG
It contains:
- a CDS encoding lipase maturation factor family protein, whose protein sequence is MEWFTADGYWLSRLIFQRALAVIYLTAFLTAALQFRALIGERGMLPVPELLRRTDWRTAPGLFRLHYSDRFFALVAWTGCAISVALIAGVDGRLPLWAAMLLWALPWVLYLSIVQVGDTWYGFGWESLLLETGFLAVFLGNADTAPPVLMLWLLRWVLFRVESGAGLIKIRGDDCWRKLTCLYFHHETQPMPGPLSWFFHHLPRPLHRAEVAANHVTQLLVPVLLFTPQPVASAAAGLMVLTQLWLVLSGNFAWLNWLTIALALSAVDWSLVAEPPAQSGAPLWYEVVVIAVTALVLVLSYRPARNLVSRRQAMNRSFDPLHLVNAYGAFGSISRVRLEVVVEGTDEPVVHPGTVWREYGFRGKPGDPRRLPRQFAPYHLRLDWMMWFAALSPAYARPWFGPFVQRLLENDRDTLRLLRHNPFPGAPPTHVRARVYRYRYTTWRELRATGRWWHRTYVRDFMRPVPPGPSPVSRTRRS